A genomic window from Glycine max cultivar Williams 82 chromosome 17, Glycine_max_v4.0, whole genome shotgun sequence includes:
- the LOC102664297 gene encoding uncharacterized protein — MVTVEEDKLAATPDVKNAPVTTDFQPSEDKSDHNVENSESPDKDLSSSKAEVLPASETQASSANENEGTLSNLELDNTEELPNSESENPKLLPNNQSSNDGGPLSNQHVESEAPLKNPSASFEATADDNVVSPEHQTSNDVVLSASEAEACV, encoded by the coding sequence ATGGTTACTGTCGAAGAAGATAAACTGGCTGCGACCCCTGATGTGAAAAATGCTCCAGTCACTACTGATTTTCAACCCAGCGAAGATAAGTCTGACCATAATGTGGAAAATTCTGAGTCTCCTGATAAGGATCTCTCCAGTTCCAAAGCAGAAGTACTTCCTGCATCTGAAACCCAGGCTTCTAGTGCCAATGAAAATGAAGGGACATTGTCCAATCTTGAATTAGACAACACAGAAGAACTTCCTAATAGTGAGTCAGAGAATCCCAAGTTACTACCCAATAACCAATCAAGCAATGATGGGGGTCCCCTTAGCAATCAGCATGTTGAGTCTGAGGCACCACTCAAGAATCCATCAGCAAGCTTTGAAGCTACAGCTGATGATAATGTTGTTAGTCCTGAACATCAGACTAGTAATGATGTGGTTTTATCTGCTTCTGAGGCAGAAGCCTGCGTCTGA